The following proteins are co-located in the Triticum aestivum cultivar Chinese Spring chromosome 1A, IWGSC CS RefSeq v2.1, whole genome shotgun sequence genome:
- the LOC123051337 gene encoding serine/threonine-protein kinase BSK1-2, whose amino-acid sequence MGCCGSSLRSWVHAEKPPAPRRPAPSSPPPHRPSFTLKAQKAAPPPPTAARGEEEQEVPALAEFSLAELRAATDGFAAGNIVSESGEKAPNLVYRGRLRGAAPRAIAVKKFAKHAWPDPKQFAEEAKGVGKLRHRRLANLIGYCCDGDERLLVAEFMSNDTLAKHLFHWENQTIEWAMRLRVAYYIAEALGYCSNEERSLYHDLNAYRVLFDENGDPRLSCFGLMKNSRDGKSYSTNLAYTPPEYLRNGRVTAESVIFSFGTVLLDLLSGKRIPPSHALDMIRSRNIQALMDSHLEGNYSTEEATTLVNLASQCLQYEPRDRPDIKKLVSILEPLQTKSEVPSYVMLGVPKPDEPSKAPPSPTPQPQHPLSPMGEACSRMDLTAIHQILVSMHYRDDEGSNELSFQEWTQQMRDMLDARKQGDFAFRDKDFKAAIDCYTQFVDVGTMVSPTVYARRSLCHLMCDQPDAALRDAMQAQCVYPDWPTAFYMQAVALSKLDMQSDATDMLNEASQLEEKRQKSARGP is encoded by the exons ATGGGCTGCTGCGGCTCCTCGCTGCGGTCGTGGGTCCACGCGGAGAAGCCGCCGGCGCCCCGGCGGCCCGCTCCATCTTccccgccgccgcaccgccccTCCTTCACCCTCAAGGCGCAGaaggccgccccgccgccgccgaccgcggcgcgtggggaggaggagcaggaggtccCGGCGCTCGCGGAGTTCTCGCTGGCGGAGCTCCGCGCGGCCACGGACGGCTTCGCGGCGGGGAACATCGTGTCGGAGAGCGGCGAGAAGGCTCCCAACCTCGTCTACAGGGGCCGGCTGCGGGGCGCCGCCCCTCGCGCCATCGCCGTCAAGAAGTTCGCCAAGCATGCCTGGCCCGACCCCAAGCAGTTCGCG GAGGAGGCGAAGGGGGTGGGCAAGCTGCGGCACCGGAGGCTGGCAAACCTCATCGGCTACTGCTGCGACGGCGACGAGCGGCTGCTTGTCGCGGAGTTCATGTCCAACGATACCCTCGCCAAGCACCTGTTCCACT GGGAAAACCAGACTATTGAATGGGCTATGCGTCTGAGAGTTGCATACTACATTGCCGAAGCATTGGGATATTGCAGCAATGAGGAACGCTCTTTATATCATGACCTAAATGCATACAGAGTCCTCTTTGATGAG AATGGTGATCCACGCCTCTCATGCTTTGGTCTGATGAAAAACAGCAGGGATGGGAAAAGTTATAGCACAAATCTAGCGTACACACCTCCAGAATATCTGAGAAATG gcAGGGTCACAGCAGAAAGTGTCATTTTCAGTTTTGGCACTGTACTCCTCGATCTTCTCAGCGGAAAGCGCATACCTCCTTCCCAT GCACTTGATATGATAAGAAGCAGAAACATCCAAGCACTAATGGATTCACATTTGGAGGGGAACTACTCAACGGAGGAGGCTACTACTTTGGTGAATCTTGCTTCTCAATGTTTGCAGTATGAACCAAGAGACCGGCCTGATATAAAGAAGTTGGTTTCCATTCTCGAGCCACTGCAAACCAAATCAGAG GTGCCATCCTATGTGATGCTTGGAGTTCCGAAACCTGATGAACCGTCAAAGGCACCACCTAGCCCTACTCCACAGCCACAGCACCCTCTTTCTCCCATGGGAGAAGCCTGTTCAAGGATGGACCTAACTGCCATACATCAGATTCTAGTCTCGATGCATTACAGAGATGATGAAGGGAGTAATGAG TTATCGTTCCAAGAATGGACACAGCAGATGAGGGATATGTTGGACGCCCGGAAACAGGGCGACTTTGCTTTCCGAGACAAGGACTTCAAAGCAGCCATAGATTGTTATACTCAG TTTGTTGATGTCGGGACAATGGTGTCGCCAACGGTTTACGCCAGACGGAGCTTGTGCCACCTGATGTGTGACCAGCCTGACGCTGCCCTCCGGGACGCAATGCAAGCGCAGTGTGTGTATCCCGATTGGCCCACAGCTTTCTACATGCAGGCGGTCGCCCTGTCCAAGCTAGATATGCAGAGTGACGCCACCGACATGTTGAACGAGGCCTCACAACTTGAAGAGAAGAGGCAAAAGAGCGCAAGAGGTCCATGA